One part of the Sorangiineae bacterium MSr11954 genome encodes these proteins:
- a CDS encoding serine/threonine protein kinase translates to MMVSPAGAPGKYELLFELGRGGMSRIYLAVIRGPAGFSKLVVIKRLHEELAADPEFRTMFHEEARLSARLNHPNIVQVNEVAQDGHFDIEMEYLEGHSLEAIVRRAAKEEGGMPVALHLRILSDALAGLHYAHEFRDYEGKPLQLVHRDVSPHNIFVTYEGHVKLVDFGIAKAADSAQHTRTGVLKGKCAYMAPEQLLTLPIDRRIDIYAMGVMLWQVATERKLWKGMSDIEIFQRVAAGDIPAPSTVKPDVPRELEAICTKALARNADDRFASAEELRGAINDYLRASSDRVDERDVSQFVARLFDTERRQVRAAIETQMRRERPSQPSMSTVPRMPLTTTSGTMEVVAKSTPSEPPQRATHGRALFAAAFLGAILATAGGSYYYLQHATGGSGKTGSALASSSSSSSSSSSSSTDTKERGAGATGASETTSATSAGSAGSASPVEYIDITIAATPPDARFTVDDMRLPTNPARQQFVRDGKVHRIVGTAHGYASSEQYVKFAAPTGSVQLALTKLPPNLPFRPARPAAAKPDPNNDPGGPPPPPPVISSPPPSSAATAPAPKKTSIDQDNPYGK, encoded by the coding sequence ATGATGGTCTCGCCTGCTGGGGCACCAGGCAAGTACGAGCTCCTGTTCGAGCTCGGGCGGGGCGGCATGAGCCGCATCTATTTGGCCGTCATCCGCGGACCTGCGGGGTTCAGCAAGCTGGTGGTGATCAAACGGCTGCACGAGGAGCTGGCCGCCGATCCCGAGTTCCGCACCATGTTCCACGAGGAGGCGCGTCTGTCGGCGCGGCTCAATCACCCGAACATCGTGCAGGTGAACGAGGTCGCGCAAGACGGCCACTTCGACATCGAGATGGAGTACCTCGAGGGTCACTCGCTCGAGGCCATCGTTCGCCGCGCCGCCAAGGAAGAAGGCGGCATGCCGGTGGCGCTTCACTTGCGCATCCTGAGCGATGCCCTCGCTGGATTGCACTATGCACATGAATTTCGGGACTACGAGGGCAAGCCCCTGCAGCTCGTACACCGCGACGTTTCGCCCCACAACATTTTCGTGACCTACGAAGGTCATGTGAAGCTGGTGGACTTCGGCATCGCCAAGGCCGCCGATTCGGCGCAGCACACACGCACCGGCGTACTCAAGGGAAAGTGCGCCTACATGGCGCCGGAGCAGCTCCTCACCCTGCCCATCGATCGGCGCATCGACATCTACGCCATGGGGGTCATGCTCTGGCAGGTGGCCACGGAGCGCAAGCTCTGGAAGGGCATGTCCGATATCGAGATCTTCCAGCGGGTCGCGGCTGGGGACATCCCCGCGCCCTCCACCGTGAAGCCCGATGTGCCGCGCGAGCTGGAGGCCATTTGCACCAAGGCGCTGGCGCGAAATGCCGATGACCGCTTCGCCAGCGCCGAAGAGCTGCGCGGTGCCATCAACGACTACCTGCGCGCATCCTCGGATCGCGTCGATGAGCGGGACGTGTCGCAGTTCGTCGCGCGTCTGTTCGATACCGAGCGCCGCCAAGTGCGCGCCGCCATCGAGACGCAGATGCGCCGCGAGCGACCGTCGCAGCCGAGCATGTCGACCGTGCCACGCATGCCTCTCACGACGACGTCCGGCACCATGGAGGTGGTGGCCAAGTCGACACCGTCGGAGCCACCCCAACGCGCCACCCACGGACGCGCCCTCTTCGCCGCCGCCTTCCTCGGTGCCATTCTGGCTACGGCTGGAGGCAGTTACTACTACCTTCAGCATGCCACCGGCGGCTCCGGCAAGACCGGGAGCGCTCTCGCTTCCTCTTCTTCTTCTTCTTCTTCTTCTTCGTCCTCCTCCACCGACACCAAGGAGAGAGGGGCCGGCGCGACGGGCGCAAGCGAGACCACATCCGCGACATCGGCAGGCTCCGCAGGATCGGCGAGCCCGGTGGAGTACATCGACATCACCATCGCGGCCACCCCGCCCGACGCGCGCTTCACGGTGGACGACATGCGTCTTCCCACGAACCCCGCGCGGCAGCAATTCGTCCGCGACGGCAAGGTGCATCGCATCGTGGGGACGGCGCACGGGTACGCATCCTCCGAGCAATACGTCAAGTTCGCGGCGCCCACGGGATCCGTGCAGCTCGCGCTCACCAAGCTCCCGCCCAATCTACCCTTTCGACCGGCCAGGCCCGCGGCGGCCAAACCCGACCCGAACAACGATCCGGGCGGCCCGCCGCCCCCGCCGCCCGTGATATCGAGCCCCCCGCCATCTTCCGCGGCCACCGCGCCGGCGCCCAAGAAGACCAGCATCGACCAAGACAACCCTTACGGGAAATAG
- a CDS encoding protein kinase — MGEVFLAVSHGPGGFSKLSVIKRLRHDIAADEGFIEMFLNEARLAGRLSHPNIVQTKEVGVDGDAHFMVMEYLEGQTLFYILRKLRLGESAGGPALATPDFQLGSISRNSSDAQRSGGSLGTSDVHRTASLISSVSASSAHRREREGERSPEPPSRKSWPPESGRVHGSGPKSISQVRKGTRSYHMPHATPMGFTLAIHLQIISDVLAGLHYAHEVQDFEGRPLHLIHRDVAPSNIFVTYDGQVKVLDFGIAKASDSGNATRAGVFKGKVAYMAPEQFVNANIDRRCDVFAAGATLWEAAAGTRLWRGLSDVEIFRHLAEGHIPPPSTVAPNVDPRLEAICMRALAFDRELRYPTAQALRADLDALIDELGRPSREEVGQVIARMFAAERAHARTLIEAKLRALREQELAPARTTGTEGYVAVADPTVLAPMDSLVPPPNRKKHVAAAAAALAVVGTLGTAAWWTSRPPAPVQTSTPSAASGAASSAPVLTSNDAPAPTAPSPLPLRISASPSTAVLYVDDVRVATNPYVATVVPDASSHRIRVEAPGYRAQTDFVQFAGTAPIALHVDLVAEKSKPVFAPGPRKPPKVEPPALANPGAQSPKPPESATVNPAPAAPSSKPPRPKPFEIDVNDPYKK; from the coding sequence ATGGGCGAGGTCTTTCTCGCGGTGTCCCACGGACCAGGTGGATTTAGTAAGCTGAGCGTCATTAAACGGCTAAGGCACGATATCGCCGCCGATGAGGGCTTCATTGAAATGTTCCTCAACGAAGCGCGTCTGGCCGGTCGTCTCAGTCACCCGAACATCGTCCAGACCAAGGAAGTGGGGGTCGATGGCGACGCTCATTTCATGGTGATGGAGTACCTCGAGGGGCAGACGCTCTTCTATATCCTCCGCAAGCTGCGGCTCGGGGAATCGGCCGGGGGGCCTGCGCTCGCGACCCCCGATTTCCAATTAGGAAGCATTTCGCGCAACTCGTCTGACGCGCAACGCAGCGGGGGTTCGCTCGGCACATCCGATGTGCATCGCACTGCGAGCCTTATCTCTTCAGTAAGCGCAAGCTCCGCGCACCGGCGGGAGCGAGAAGGGGAGCGAAGCCCGGAGCCGCCGAGCCGAAAGAGTTGGCCGCCCGAGAGCGGGAGGGTGCATGGCAGCGGGCCGAAATCCATCAGCCAGGTGCGAAAGGGCACACGCTCGTACCACATGCCCCACGCGACCCCCATGGGGTTCACCTTGGCGATCCATCTTCAGATCATCTCCGACGTGCTGGCCGGGCTTCATTATGCGCACGAGGTGCAGGACTTCGAGGGGCGGCCGCTCCACTTGATCCACCGCGACGTGGCGCCGAGCAATATTTTCGTCACGTACGACGGTCAGGTGAAGGTGCTCGACTTCGGCATCGCCAAAGCTTCGGACTCGGGCAACGCCACGCGGGCGGGGGTGTTCAAGGGCAAGGTCGCCTACATGGCGCCGGAGCAGTTCGTGAACGCGAACATCGATCGGCGCTGCGATGTCTTTGCGGCGGGGGCCACCCTTTGGGAGGCGGCGGCAGGGACGCGTTTGTGGCGCGGCCTGTCCGACGTCGAGATTTTTCGACACCTGGCCGAGGGGCACATCCCACCGCCGAGCACCGTGGCGCCCAACGTGGATCCGCGTCTCGAGGCGATCTGCATGCGCGCCCTCGCGTTCGATCGCGAGCTCCGCTACCCCACCGCGCAGGCGCTTCGGGCCGATCTCGATGCGCTGATCGACGAGCTCGGGCGACCTTCGCGCGAAGAGGTGGGGCAGGTGATCGCGCGGATGTTCGCGGCGGAGCGCGCGCACGCCCGGACGCTCATCGAGGCGAAGCTGCGGGCCTTGCGCGAACAAGAGCTGGCACCTGCACGAACGACGGGCACGGAAGGGTATGTGGCGGTGGCCGATCCCACCGTGCTCGCGCCCATGGATTCGTTGGTGCCGCCGCCAAACCGGAAGAAGCACGTGGCCGCGGCCGCGGCGGCGCTCGCGGTGGTCGGCACCCTGGGCACGGCTGCGTGGTGGACATCGCGGCCGCCCGCGCCGGTTCAAACGTCGACGCCATCGGCAGCAAGTGGCGCGGCAAGCAGCGCGCCCGTGCTCACCTCGAACGATGCGCCCGCGCCAACGGCGCCTTCGCCGCTCCCGCTGCGCATCTCCGCCTCGCCCTCCACGGCGGTGCTCTATGTCGACGATGTGCGCGTTGCCACGAACCCCTACGTGGCCACCGTGGTGCCCGATGCGAGCTCGCACCGCATTCGGGTCGAGGCGCCGGGGTATCGGGCGCAGACGGACTTCGTGCAGTTCGCGGGGACGGCACCCATCGCGCTGCACGTGGACTTGGTCGCTGAAAAGTCGAAGCCCGTGTTCGCACCCGGTCCGCGCAAGCCGCCCAAGGTGGAGCCGCCCGCGCTCGCGAACCCGGGTGCGCAGAGCCCCAAGCCGCCGGAGAGCGCGACCGTCAATCCGGCGCCCGCGGCACCCTCCTCCAAGCCGCCGCGGCCCAAGCCGTTCGAGATCGACGTGAACGATCCGTACAAAAAATAG
- a CDS encoding fatty acyl-AMP ligase, which produces MLDGEDRSETIDYRALSRRARRVAMGLRAWPAGERALLIFPPGLDFIAGFLGCLHAGLIAVPAYPPTFGRLARSLPRLEAIAANAGANVILTTSPILDRRGAITAHAPSLGRLNWVATDRLPEGIEEEWSEPDIGPDDVAFLQYTSGSTGAPKGVMVTHGNLLANLECTCEACFRGAKDSIYVGWLPPYHDMGLIGQLLQPLYSGYPCITMSPLHFLQRPFRWLRAITRYRGTTSASPNFAFDVCNRKIPPEERAQLDLSSLSVVFNGAEPIRAATLRTFSELFAPCGFRPSSFYPCYGLAESTLMVSGGQRHGGYRTHDVDAQELEAGRALPVRDRARTLVGVGRPMSGHTVTIVDDGGVPVPPGIVGEILIAGPSVARGYWGDPELSEATFCARIEGAPAAPGDREGRGFAGGPEDRGHPDPHVYLRSGDLGFVNEEGELFVTGRRKDLIILRGRNLFPQDIEEIVEAAHPAVRRGCSAAFAASAGAIGSIDSIAAAGSNDDDEERLIVAAEVERHTDFAAVARAIHRAIADEFTVRAAEVLLLKEATIPKTSSGKLRRFQCRKGHRDNTLDVIYRG; this is translated from the coding sequence TTGCTCGACGGCGAAGACCGCAGCGAAACCATCGACTACCGTGCGCTGAGCCGCCGCGCGCGCCGCGTGGCCATGGGGCTCCGGGCGTGGCCCGCGGGCGAGCGCGCCCTGTTGATTTTTCCTCCCGGGCTCGACTTCATCGCCGGTTTTCTGGGGTGCTTGCACGCAGGCCTCATCGCCGTCCCCGCCTACCCGCCCACGTTCGGCCGGCTCGCCCGCTCGCTCCCGAGGCTCGAGGCCATCGCCGCCAACGCGGGCGCCAACGTGATTTTGACCACCTCCCCCATCCTCGATCGCCGGGGCGCCATCACCGCGCATGCGCCCTCCCTCGGCCGATTGAATTGGGTGGCCACCGATCGTCTCCCGGAAGGGATCGAGGAGGAATGGTCGGAGCCGGATATCGGGCCAGACGACGTTGCCTTTCTCCAGTACACCTCGGGATCGACGGGTGCGCCAAAGGGCGTGATGGTCACCCACGGCAATCTGCTCGCGAACCTGGAGTGCACCTGCGAGGCTTGCTTTCGTGGCGCGAAAGACAGCATCTACGTGGGCTGGCTGCCGCCTTACCATGATATGGGCCTCATCGGACAATTGCTCCAGCCGCTCTACAGCGGATACCCGTGCATCACCATGTCGCCCCTGCACTTTCTCCAGCGCCCTTTTCGGTGGCTTCGGGCCATCACGCGCTACCGCGGCACCACCAGCGCATCCCCCAACTTCGCATTCGACGTCTGCAATCGCAAAATTCCCCCCGAGGAGCGCGCGCAACTCGATTTGAGCAGCTTGTCGGTCGTCTTCAATGGTGCGGAGCCCATCCGCGCGGCCACCCTGCGCACCTTCTCCGAGCTCTTCGCCCCGTGCGGCTTTCGTCCCTCGTCCTTCTATCCTTGTTACGGGCTCGCCGAGTCCACCTTGATGGTCAGCGGCGGCCAGCGCCATGGCGGCTACCGCACCCACGACGTCGACGCCCAAGAGCTCGAGGCCGGGCGCGCCCTCCCCGTTCGGGACCGAGCGCGCACCTTGGTCGGCGTCGGAAGACCAATGAGCGGTCACACGGTGACGATCGTCGACGACGGCGGCGTGCCCGTCCCGCCCGGGATCGTCGGCGAGATCCTCATCGCTGGACCGAGCGTCGCGCGCGGCTATTGGGGTGATCCCGAGCTGTCCGAGGCGACGTTTTGCGCGCGCATCGAGGGGGCTCCCGCGGCGCCTGGAGACCGCGAAGGCCGAGGTTTCGCCGGTGGTCCCGAAGACCGCGGCCATCCCGATCCTCACGTCTACCTCCGCTCCGGCGATCTGGGCTTCGTGAACGAGGAGGGCGAGCTCTTCGTCACCGGGCGGCGCAAAGATTTGATCATCCTGCGCGGCCGTAATTTGTTTCCGCAGGATATCGAGGAGATCGTCGAGGCGGCCCATCCCGCCGTTCGCCGCGGGTGCTCGGCGGCCTTCGCCGCGTCGGCCGGCGCGATCGGCTCCATCGACTCCATCGCCGCCGCCGGCTCGAACGACGACGACGAGGAACGGCTCATCGTCGCGGCCGAGGTCGAGCGGCACACGGATTTTGCGGCCGTCGCCCGCGCCATTCATCGCGCCATCGCCGATGAATTCACGGTTCGCGCGGCCGAGGTTCTCTTGTTGAAGGAGGCCACGATCCCCAAGACGTCCAGCGGCAAGCTGCGGCGATTTCAATGCCGCAAAGGCCATCGCGACAACACGCTCGACGTCATTTACAGGGGGTGA
- a CDS encoding acyl carrier protein, producing METSLSRASLSTQTVRAWLISKFAAALEVEPERIQADEPIVSYGLDSMVTVEIAGELERALEMRLPPTLVWDYPTIEAIAEHLATLR from the coding sequence TTGGAAACGTCACTCAGTCGGGCGTCCCTCTCCACGCAAACCGTGCGCGCATGGCTCATAAGCAAGTTCGCCGCCGCGCTCGAGGTCGAGCCGGAACGGATCCAAGCGGACGAGCCCATCGTCAGCTACGGGCTCGACTCGATGGTCACCGTCGAAATCGCCGGCGAGCTCGAACGCGCCCTCGAGATGCGGCTGCCGCCCACCTTGGTCTGGGACTACCCGACCATCGAGGCCATCGCCGAGCACCTCGCCACCTTGCGCTGA
- a CDS encoding cytochrome P450 — MEPKATPTLDPDATQPPRSELPASGPRSGSGPVSDREGPPSRDPFNPFTAAFRRDPYPHYRRIRALDPVHWSFVGVWMLTRHADIVRVLKDPARFSSQLSLWDRYQSNPKFRTLTGEPTPCAAVSEQMMIFRDPPAQTRLRKLVQQAFSPRAVQAMRPWITAYVEQLLDRAEASAGAAAEPPTRAAAGAPSPREREIDLIAELAWPLPVGVISEMLGVPEADRDFIRLLSRRFAPAFAPMTPPTAMDAANEACAQFVDYFRVLSRARRKTLGPDLLSALLSAEETGDRLTEAEVISNCFLLFFAGHETTVNLIGNGLHALLNHRDQWELLQKNPELVPNAIEELLRYDSPFQIVYRNAVETVEIGGKTIREGEQLFVFLGSANRDEEVYADPEVLDVTRKGISHLGFGHGIHHCLGAALGRLEAAAAVSAIVRRYPNLRASQATPAWGDNILLRGLRSLPVCI, encoded by the coding sequence ATGGAACCCAAGGCAACCCCGACCCTGGACCCCGATGCGACGCAGCCCCCGCGGTCGGAGCTCCCTGCCAGCGGCCCGCGCTCGGGCAGCGGCCCGGTGTCCGATCGGGAAGGCCCGCCTTCGCGCGATCCCTTCAACCCGTTCACGGCGGCCTTTCGCCGCGATCCCTACCCGCACTACCGCCGCATTCGCGCGCTCGATCCGGTTCATTGGAGCTTCGTGGGCGTTTGGATGCTCACCCGGCACGCCGACATCGTGCGCGTCCTCAAGGATCCGGCGCGCTTCAGCAGCCAGCTCTCGCTCTGGGATCGCTACCAATCGAACCCCAAGTTTCGAACCTTGACCGGGGAGCCCACGCCCTGCGCGGCCGTCTCCGAGCAAATGATGATCTTCCGCGATCCGCCCGCGCAAACCCGACTTCGAAAGTTGGTGCAGCAGGCCTTCTCGCCCCGCGCCGTGCAGGCGATGCGCCCGTGGATCACCGCATATGTCGAGCAGCTCCTCGATCGCGCCGAGGCCTCGGCCGGCGCCGCAGCCGAGCCCCCGACCCGCGCCGCAGCCGGCGCCCCGAGCCCCCGCGAACGCGAAATCGACCTCATCGCCGAGCTGGCGTGGCCCCTCCCCGTCGGCGTCATCTCCGAGATGCTCGGCGTGCCGGAGGCCGATCGCGACTTCATTCGCCTGTTATCGAGGCGCTTTGCGCCCGCATTTGCCCCCATGACGCCGCCAACGGCCATGGATGCCGCCAACGAAGCGTGCGCGCAGTTCGTGGACTACTTTCGCGTCCTCTCCCGCGCGCGACGGAAGACCCTGGGGCCGGATTTGCTCAGCGCCTTGCTCTCGGCGGAGGAGACGGGCGACCGGCTCACCGAGGCCGAGGTCATCTCCAACTGCTTTCTCCTCTTCTTTGCCGGCCACGAGACCACCGTCAACCTGATTGGAAATGGCCTCCACGCGCTCTTGAACCACCGCGATCAATGGGAGCTGCTCCAAAAAAATCCGGAGCTCGTTCCCAACGCCATCGAGGAGCTCTTGCGCTACGATAGCCCCTTTCAAATCGTCTACCGAAACGCGGTGGAGACGGTCGAAATCGGCGGCAAGACCATCCGCGAGGGCGAGCAGCTCTTCGTCTTTTTGGGCTCCGCCAACCGCGACGAGGAGGTCTACGCCGATCCCGAGGTGCTCGACGTGACCCGCAAAGGCATCTCCCACCTTGGCTTTGGCCACGGCATTCATCATTGCTTGGGCGCCGCGCTCGGCCGGCTGGAGGCCGCGGCCGCGGTGTCGGCCATCGTGCGCCGTTATCCGAATCTTCGCGCGTCGCAGGCTACCCCGGCATGGGGAGACAACATCTTGCTGCGCGGCCTTCGTTCCCTTCCCGTTTGCATCTGA
- a CDS encoding PEGA domain-containing protein, whose amino-acid sequence MKTNSLGRCWVSFAAAAVLAAGPVQVAFAQEPPAPPPSQQPQTAPSAAESTSAGKLESARLHYERGVELFNEEAYEAALVEFQRAYSLTPSYKVLYNMGKLHKALKDFAAAQRDFTRYLEEGKSEIAASRRAEVQKEIAQLEVRVARLEVTSSVKGAEISVDDVLVGKTPISYAIVVNPGRRKVTASKEGYAPASKVVEVAGSDSVAVDLRPTDLSVSIADQKPPKPAGPRNRAIVSWAATAALAGGAGAFAYLTSKKSDDLDNLKNAKQPDPAALDSTYDDMRRNALIADIFAGAAVVGAGISIFFTVKAVQAYSEEEPAPAQPSVKVNAGLGSLRLTGTF is encoded by the coding sequence ATGAAAACAAATTCTCTCGGGCGGTGCTGGGTTTCGTTTGCGGCGGCCGCCGTCCTCGCCGCGGGTCCCGTGCAGGTCGCGTTCGCGCAGGAGCCCCCCGCCCCGCCGCCGTCGCAGCAGCCGCAAACGGCGCCATCCGCCGCGGAGAGCACCTCGGCCGGAAAGCTCGAATCGGCGCGGCTGCATTACGAGCGCGGGGTCGAGCTCTTCAACGAGGAGGCATACGAGGCGGCGCTGGTCGAGTTCCAGCGCGCGTACTCCCTCACGCCCTCGTACAAAGTTCTCTACAACATGGGCAAGCTGCACAAGGCGCTGAAGGACTTCGCGGCCGCGCAGCGCGACTTCACCCGCTACCTCGAGGAGGGCAAATCCGAAATTGCGGCCAGCCGCCGCGCCGAGGTGCAAAAGGAAATTGCGCAGCTCGAGGTGCGGGTCGCGCGGCTCGAGGTGACGAGCTCCGTGAAGGGCGCCGAAATCTCGGTCGACGACGTGCTCGTGGGCAAGACGCCCATCTCGTACGCCATCGTGGTAAACCCCGGACGCCGCAAGGTGACCGCGTCGAAAGAGGGCTATGCGCCGGCCAGCAAGGTGGTGGAGGTGGCGGGCTCCGACTCCGTAGCCGTCGATCTCCGCCCCACGGATCTGAGCGTCTCCATCGCGGATCAAAAGCCGCCCAAGCCGGCCGGGCCCCGCAACCGCGCCATCGTCAGCTGGGCGGCGACCGCGGCCCTCGCGGGTGGGGCGGGCGCGTTTGCCTATCTGACGTCGAAGAAGTCGGACGATCTCGACAACCTCAAGAACGCGAAGCAACCCGACCCCGCCGCCCTCGACTCGACCTACGACGACATGCGCCGCAACGCCCTGATCGCGGACATCTTCGCGGGCGCCGCGGTGGTGGGCGCGGGCATATCCATCTTCTTCACCGTAAAGGCCGTTCAAGCCTACTCGGAGGAGGAGCCGGCCCCGGCGCAGCCCAGCGTCAAGGTGAACGCCGGCCTCGGCTCCCTGCGCCTCACTGGGACTTTCTAG
- a CDS encoding acyl-CoA dehydrogenase family protein, with protein MFTELSDEQKQLQDEAIRFAKSLRTNLVEADRTGRFDREGWQRCAAFGALGMPIPSEYGGAGLGMPKVIAVMEGLGYGTRDHGLLFSMHAHLWAAAMPILLYGTEEQKRRYLPGACDGTIIGGTAASEPDAGSDVFAMKTRAVREGDGYVLDGAKTFVTNAPIADLFVVYATLDPALGPMGITAFVVEADRPGLTIGAPIEKMGLRTSPMAEVSFAGCAIPLENRLGREGRGAAVFESAMEWERGCMMATCLGDMQFLLEQCVEHARRRRQFGKPIGKFQALANLIVAMKVRLDSCRPLVYRIGWRKEHGKPAILESAIAKHHVSECYVASARDAIQVFGGYGYTTEQQIERTLRNAIGSGLYCGTDQIQQNIIARGLGL; from the coding sequence ATGTTCACCGAGCTCTCGGACGAGCAAAAGCAGCTGCAAGACGAGGCCATTCGCTTCGCCAAGTCCCTTCGAACGAACCTGGTGGAGGCCGATCGCACGGGCCGCTTCGATCGCGAGGGGTGGCAGCGGTGCGCTGCGTTCGGCGCGCTCGGGATGCCCATCCCGTCCGAGTACGGCGGCGCGGGGCTCGGCATGCCGAAGGTGATCGCGGTGATGGAGGGGCTCGGCTATGGCACCCGCGATCATGGGCTGCTCTTCTCGATGCACGCGCACCTGTGGGCGGCGGCCATGCCGATCCTGCTCTACGGGACCGAGGAGCAAAAGCGCCGCTACCTTCCGGGCGCGTGCGATGGAACGATCATCGGCGGCACCGCGGCCAGCGAGCCCGACGCGGGCTCCGACGTCTTTGCCATGAAGACGCGCGCGGTGCGCGAGGGCGATGGGTACGTGCTCGACGGCGCGAAGACCTTCGTCACCAACGCGCCCATCGCCGATTTGTTCGTGGTGTATGCGACCTTGGATCCGGCGCTGGGCCCCATGGGCATCACCGCCTTCGTGGTGGAGGCGGACCGGCCGGGGCTCACGATCGGCGCGCCCATCGAAAAAATGGGGCTGCGCACGTCGCCCATGGCGGAGGTCTCGTTCGCAGGCTGCGCGATCCCGCTCGAAAATCGCTTGGGCCGGGAAGGGCGCGGCGCGGCCGTGTTCGAGAGCGCCATGGAGTGGGAGCGCGGTTGCATGATGGCGACCTGCCTGGGCGACATGCAGTTTCTGCTCGAGCAGTGCGTGGAGCACGCGCGCCGGCGGCGGCAGTTTGGAAAACCCATTGGCAAATTCCAGGCGCTGGCGAACCTCATCGTGGCGATGAAGGTCCGCCTGGACTCGTGCCGGCCGCTGGTCTACCGAATCGGGTGGCGAAAGGAGCACGGCAAGCCGGCGATCCTGGAGTCGGCCATTGCCAAGCACCATGTCTCGGAGTGCTATGTGGCCTCGGCGCGCGACGCCATCCAAGTCTTTGGCGGCTATGGCTACACCACCGAGCAGCAAATCGAGCGCACCTTGCGCAACGCCATCGGCAGCGGCCTTTATTGTGGGACGGATCAAATTCAGCAGAACATCATCGCTCGGGGCCTGGGGCTTTGA
- a CDS encoding acyl carrier protein, producing MDTIKAALTSFIVSQCLPGEAEENLPGDLDLNENGILDSMALLALVRFVEKEFHIEVDEHDIDGNFGTVNALAAYVAKKSQ from the coding sequence TTGGACACCATCAAGGCAGCGCTTACATCGTTCATCGTGAGCCAGTGCCTCCCGGGCGAGGCCGAGGAGAATCTGCCGGGCGATCTCGATTTGAACGAGAATGGAATTTTGGATTCGATGGCGCTCCTGGCGTTGGTGCGGTTCGTGGAAAAGGAGTTTCACATCGAGGTCGACGAGCACGACATCGATGGAAACTTCGGCACCGTGAACGCACTAGCCGCATACGTAGCCAAAAAGTCCCAATGA